One region of Scophthalmus maximus strain ysfricsl-2021 chromosome 15, ASM2237912v1, whole genome shotgun sequence genomic DNA includes:
- the odc1 gene encoding ornithine decarboxylase, protein MNTAAPTAFEFPFLEEGFTARDIVEQKINESSMTDDRDAFYICDLGDVLKKHLRWVRVLPRVTPFYAVKCNDSRAVVTTLASLGTGFDCASKTEIQLVQSLGVDPSRIIYANPCKQVSQIKYASAHGVQMMTFDSEVELMKVARCHDNAKLVLRIATDDSKAVCRLSVKFGAQLKACRGLLERAKELGLDVIGVSFHVGSGCTDANTYRQAIADARCVFHMGEELGFNMDLLDIGGGFPGSDDADLKFEEITAVINPALDKYFPADTGVKVIAEPGRFYVASAYTLVVNIIAKKVIMDEESVSDDEDEGTNDRTLMYYVNDGVYGSFNCILYDHAHCLPTLPKKPKPDEAMYPCSIWGPTCDGLDRIVEQCYLPDLQVGDWLIFENMGAYTMAASSTFNGFQRPDIHYVMSRPAWQHVQQINLQGMPAPAEESRPFEVSACCGQESSLEMSTKPCQAHVV, encoded by the exons ATGAACACTGCTGCTCCCACTGCGTTTGAGTTCCCTTTCCTCGAGGAGGGATTCACTGCTCGGGATATTGTTGAGCAGAAGATCAACGAATCATCTATGACG GATGATAGGGATGCCTTCTACATCTGTGACTTGGGCGATGTGCTCAAGAAACACCTGCGCTGGGTGAGGGTTCTGCCTCGTGTCACTCCTTTCTATGCTGTCAAATGCAATGACAGTCGGGCAGTAGTCACGACGCTGGCCTCCCTGGGCACTGGTTTTGACTGTGCGAGCAAG ACGGAGATACAGCTGGTTCAGTCTCTGGGAGTGGATCCAAGCAGGATCATCTATGCTAACCCCTGCAAGCAAGTTTCTCAGATCAAGTATGCGTCTGCCCACGGGGTCCAGATGATGACCTTTGATAGCGAGGTGGAACTGATGAAAGTGGCTCGTTGTCATGACAATGCCAA GCTGGTGCTGCGAATTGCCACAGATGACTCGAAGGCAGTGTGTCGTCTGAGTGTGAAGTTTGGGGCCCAGCTCAAAGCCTGTCGAGGTCTTCTGGAGCGGGCTAAAGAACTGGGGCTGGACGTGATTGGTGTCAGCTTCCATGTTGGCAGTGGCTGTACTGATGCCAACACCTACAGGCAGGCAATCGCAGATGCTCGCTGTGTTTTTCATATGGGG GAAGAGCTCGGCTTCAACATGGATCTCTTGGACATTGGTGGTGGCTTTCCTGGTTCAGATGATGCTGATCTCAAATTTGAAGAG ATCACAGCTGTAATCAACCCTGCCCTGGACAAGTACTTCCCTGCTGACACTGGTGTTAAGGTTATTGCTGAGCCAGGACGCTTTTATGTAGCTTCTGCTTACACACTGGTTGTCAACATCATTGCCAAGAAGGTCATCATGGATGAGGAGTCAGTCTCTGACG ATGAAGACGAAGGGACCAATGACAGGACTCTGATGTACTATGTCAATGATGGAGTGTATGGATCTTTCAACTGCATACTCTATGACCACGCTCATTGTTTGCCAACACTGCCTAAG AAACCAAAGCCAGATGAGGCCATGTACCCCTGCAGTATCTGGGGCCCGACTTGTGATGGCCTCGATCGCATTGTTGAACAGTGTTACCTGCCGGACCTGCAGGTCGGCGACTGGCTgatctttgaaaacatgggTGCCTACACCATGgctgcctcctccaccttcaaTGGTTTCCAAAGACCTGACATTCACTATGTCATGTCCCGTCCTGCTTG GCAACACGTGCAGCAGATCAATTTGCAGGGCATGCCTGCTCCCGCAGAGGAGTCTCGACCGTTTGAGGTGTCTGCCTGCTGTGGCCAAGAGAGCAGCTTGGAGATGTCCACCAAGCCCTGCCAGGCACATGTGGTTTAA
- the LOC118286821 gene encoding G-protein coupled receptor family C group 6 member A-like, giving the protein MSLLCLFITLASVFHPCCGKDQLRACSPGDIIIGGLFPIHIKTNRTTTPGPISCSDFSIQTFLNSQVMIYAIRELNQRTPRVLPNITIGYDIYDTCGDVSLAIRATLQLLQSQTDHQNCSRPANTHASFRETQLKAVIGDSSSEVSVAVARITALSSVAQISYASTSERLSNKMKFPTFLRTISSDENQAKAIADLVMKLNWTAVAIVGSDDAYGRYSSERLEKTFKDTEICIDFINILPSYFSQNKSETHKWLTDLVSSINSSVAEAIIIFTKSSNVKLVIEAAIKGRLNRTWIASDSWSTSKDISSMQDIELAGKVFGFISKKNDVPGFKNYVISNFKNTTNAFLDHYLTRINCSHESKIRPEGSKQWLDPSCLTKHIDRDYSYNTYLAVRVIGEGLRRLLKCDNQQCERTPNFTALELLMEIKKVNFTVNNTHIHFDSKGDPSLGYDIVYWSTNISTRKTHIETIGAYFSKDGVKIPEGLESNVNVSVYNCSKKCDPGQQLQEQGKRCCKICVQCAEGDFSPKDGEECKSCGEEKYSSPQKDTCLDKPVYPIWLDPFNIILCCFQSLGIIVTVVFIIVFTIYRNTPVVKAVGGNLCFLELFSLLACFCLTFNLNGRPTKASCTLGLPVFGIAFCLCISCILVNLLQIVVGFSFSLNTGTWIKKLNKPVAVVSILSGIQFALFVPGFYYFPLTPQKLPLAEIIVYQCNTDSIVFIGLMLGYNTLLALIGFLLAIKGKELPDLYNNALSVAVSMLLHLLICIIFIPIYMNLIGKYKRATAIVTMLASSYSIVCFHLAPKFYIMLFRQEINNERAITENIRMHYVQRGLAVVTS; this is encoded by the exons ATGTCCTTGCTGTGTTTATTTATCACTCTCGCGAGTGTATTTCACCCTTGTTGTGGCAAAGATCAACTGCGTGCATGCTCTCCTGGGGACATCATCATCGGCGGACTTTTCCCTATTCACATAAAAACCAATAGAACAACAACACCTGGACCAATCTCCTGTAGTGA CTTTTCCATCCAAACGTTCTTAAACTCACAAGTGATGATATACGCCATCAGGGAGCTAAACCAGCGCACACCCAGGGTTCTACCCAACATCACCATAGGTTATGACATCTATGACACTTGTGGAGACGTCAGCCTTGCCATCAGAGCCACacttcagctgctgcagagccaAACAGACCATCAGAACTGTTCGCGACCTGCAAACACCCATGCTTCTTTCCGTGAAACCCAATTAAAGGCAGTGATCGGTGACAGTAGTTCGGAAGTATCGGTAGCTGTTGCACGAATTACTGCTCTGTCATCAGTTGCCCAG ATTAGCTATGCATCTACAAGTGAGAGGCTCAGCAACAAGATGAAGTTCCCCACCTTTCTGCGAACAATATCCAGTGATGAAAACCAGGCAAAAGCCATTGCTGACCTGGTGATGAAGTTGAACTGGACAGCAGTAGCCATTGTAGGAAGTGATGATGCGTACGGGAGGTACAGCAGTGAGCGTCTTGAGAAAACATTCAAAGATACAGAAATCTGCATTGACTTTATTAACATCCTACCTAGTTACTTTTCCCAGAACAAGTCCGAAACCCATAAGTGGCTGACTGATCTGGTGAGCTCTATCAATAGTTCCGTCGCTGAggccatcatcatcttcaccaaGTCCTCCAATGTTAAGCTCGTCATTGAAGCAGCTATTAAAGGGAGACTCAACAGAACTTGGATTGCAAGTGATTCATGGTCAACCTCGAAAGACATCTCCTCAATGCAAGACATCGAGTTGGCCGGAAAGGTTTTCGGATTCATCTCTAAGAAAAATGATGTGCCGGGTTTTAAAAACTACGTCATCTCAAATTTCAAAAACACCACTAATGCCTTTCTTGATCATTATCTGACTCGAATCAATTGTTCTCATGAGTCTAAAATAAGGCCAGAGGGGTCCAAGCAATGGCTGGATCCCAGCTGCTTGACCAAACACATTGACCGTGATTATTCATACAATACATACTTAGCCGTTCGAGTCATTGGTGAGGGTCTCAGACGCTTGCTAAAGTGTGACAACCAACAGTGTGAGCGTACCCCCAATTTCACAGCCTTGGAG CTTCTCATGGAAATCAAGAAAGTAAACTTTACTGTGaacaacacacatatacactttGACAGCAAAGGTGACCCCAGTTTAGGATACGATATTGTATACTGGAGCACAAATATATCCACACGGAAAACCCACATAGAAACCATTGGAGCATACTTTTCTAAGGATGGAGTCAAAATTCCAGAAGGTCTTGAGAGCAATGTGAAT GTATCTGTTTACAACTGCTCTAAAAAGTGCGATCCAGGGCAACAGTTGCAGGAGCAAGGCAAACGGTGCTGCAAAATCTGTGTTCAATGTGCAGAAGGAGATTTTTCTCCTAAAGATG GTGAGGAGTGTAAGAGCTGTGGTGAAGAGAAGTATTCGTCTCCACAGAAGGATACATGTTTGGACAAACCTGTGTACCCAATCTGGTTGGATCCCTTCAATATAATTTTGTGTTGCTTTCAAAGTTTGGGGATAATTGTTActgttgtgtttattattgtgtttACAATCTATCGTAACACTCCTGTTGTGAAGGCAGTTGGAGGTAATTTGTGTTTCTTGGAGCTGTTTTCCCTGCTGGCCTGCTTCTGCCTTACGTTTAATTTAAATGGAAGGCCCACCAAGGCTTCCTGCACGCTGGGCCTGCCTGTCTTTGGCATAGCTTTTTGCCTTTGCATCTCCTGCATCCTAGTCAACCTGCTCCAAATCGTTGTGGGCTTCAGCTTTAGCTTGAACACAGGGACCTGGATAAAGAAGCTCAATAAGCCAGTGGCTGTGGTGAGCATTTTGTCTGGGATCCAGTTTGCCTTGTTTGTGCCGGGGTTTTACTATTTCCCCCTTACTCCTCAAAAACTGCCATTAGCTGAGATCATCGTGTATCAGTGTAACACAGACTCCATTGTGTTCATTGGTCTCATGTTAGGCTATAATACTTTATTGGCCCTTATTGGTTTCCTGTTAGCAATCAAAGGCAAAGAGCTGCCAGATCTATATAATAATGCACTTTCAGTCGCCGTCAGTATGTTGCTGCACTTACTAATTTGTATCATTTTCATCCCAATTTATATGAATTTGATTGGGAAGTACAAACGAGCAACAGCAATTGTAACCATGCTCGCCTCTAGCTACAGCATCGTCTGCTTTCACTTGGCCCCCAAGTTTTACATTATGTTGTTCAGGCAAGAAATTAATAATGAGAGAGCCATTACTGAGAACATCAGGATGCATTACGTGCAGAGAGGCTTGGCTGTGGTGACATCATAA